A part of Pararoseomonas sp. SCSIO 73927 genomic DNA contains:
- the dapA gene encoding 4-hydroxy-tetrahydrodipicolinate synthase, whose translation MFKGSLVALITPMTPEGKIDERAFQDLVAWQVEEGTQGLVPVGTTGESPTLSHEEHHRVVELCIEAAGGKVPVIAGAGSNSTAEAVALTKHAKKAGADGVLVVTPYYNKPTQEGMYLHFKAVADAADIPVIIYNIPPRSVVDMSVETMARLAQHPNIVGVKDATANLTRPLHTRIACGDDFCQLSGEDHTALAFNAAGGVGCISVTANVAPRLLREMHDSWADGRVKEAQAIQTRLTPLHDAMFCETSPGPVKYAASLLGRGTEFCRLPMAPIAEASKQKVRAAMTGVGLLN comes from the coding sequence ATGTTCAAGGGATCGCTCGTCGCCCTCATCACGCCCATGACGCCCGAGGGGAAGATCGACGAGCGCGCCTTCCAGGACCTCGTCGCCTGGCAGGTGGAGGAGGGCACGCAGGGGCTGGTGCCCGTGGGTACCACCGGCGAGAGCCCGACCCTTTCCCATGAGGAGCACCACCGCGTGGTGGAGCTCTGCATCGAGGCGGCGGGGGGCAAGGTGCCGGTGATCGCCGGCGCCGGCTCAAACTCCACGGCGGAGGCGGTGGCGCTGACGAAGCACGCGAAGAAGGCCGGGGCCGACGGCGTGCTCGTGGTGACGCCCTACTACAACAAGCCGACGCAGGAGGGGATGTACCTGCACTTCAAGGCCGTGGCGGACGCGGCCGACATCCCCGTGATCATCTACAACATCCCCCCGCGCAGCGTGGTGGACATGAGCGTGGAGACGATGGCGCGGCTGGCGCAGCACCCCAACATCGTCGGCGTGAAGGACGCGACGGCGAACCTGACCCGCCCGCTGCACACGCGCATCGCCTGTGGTGACGACTTCTGCCAGCTCTCCGGCGAGGACCACACGGCGCTGGCCTTCAACGCCGCCGGCGGCGTGGGCTGCATCAGCGTGACGGCGAACGTGGCCCCCCGGCTGCTGCGGGAGATGCACGACTCCTGGGCCGACGGGCGCGTGAAGGAGGCGCAGGCCATCCAGACCCGCCTGACGCCGCTGCACGACGCCATGTTCTGCGAGACTTCGCCGGGGCCGGTGAAGTACGCGGCCAGCCTGCTGGGCCGGGGCACGGAGTTCTGCCGCCTGCCGATGGCGCCGATCGCGGAGGCGTCGAAGCAGAAGGTGCGCGCGGCCATGACCGGCGTGGGGCTGCTCAACTGA
- a CDS encoding phosphatidylglycerophosphatase A, which produces MSPAMMVASLCGIGRLRPAPGTWGSAVVLPAALLGPGPCLALGIAFALAGLWAVSRLPEAREDPGWVVADEAAGQCLALAALPAGANLWWVLLAFALFRAADILKPGPVGWADRRGGTLSVMLDDVLAGILAAAVLGLLRSFGNIG; this is translated from the coding sequence ATGTCCCCCGCCATGATGGTCGCGTCCCTCTGCGGCATCGGGCGGCTGCGGCCGGCGCCGGGCACCTGGGGATCGGCGGTGGTGCTGCCCGCCGCGCTCCTGGGGCCGGGGCCGTGCCTGGCACTGGGGATCGCCTTCGCGCTCGCCGGCCTCTGGGCCGTCTCCCGCCTGCCGGAAGCGCGGGAGGACCCGGGCTGGGTGGTGGCGGACGAGGCCGCCGGGCAGTGCCTGGCCCTGGCCGCCCTGCCCGCCGGCGCGAACCTCTGGTGGGTCCTGCTCGCCTTCGCCCTGTTCCGGGCCGCCGATATCCTGAAGCCCGGCCCCGTCGGCTGGGCCGACCGGCGTGGGGGCACGCTGAGCGTCATGCTGGACGACGTTCTGGCCGGGATCCTGGCCGCGGCGGTGCTGGGCCTGCTGCGCTCCTTCGGGAATATTGGATGA
- a CDS encoding MarR family winged helix-turn-helix transcriptional regulator: MDSAEPTITPEEIPDGTREGPLAALYTRPGFRLRRAHQIALSVFAAECRAMEVTTTQYGILFALRTRPGVDQIGLAGLLGLDRSTTGMVVRLLEGRGLLVRRGDRQDRRRRILTLTPEGSALLDEIEPAAQRSVGTLLAPLTEREAASLGRLLDKLLTHHDRQARVPLLRGEGRPEGDPVSGQAPGQDTAATVQRRASSPSISPK; the protein is encoded by the coding sequence TTGGACAGTGCCGAACCGACCATCACGCCGGAGGAGATCCCGGACGGAACGCGGGAGGGGCCGCTCGCGGCCCTCTATACCCGGCCGGGCTTCCGGCTGCGCCGCGCGCACCAGATCGCGCTCTCCGTCTTCGCGGCGGAGTGCCGGGCGATGGAGGTGACGACGACGCAGTACGGCATCCTCTTTGCCCTGCGGACACGGCCCGGGGTGGACCAGATCGGCCTGGCGGGGCTGCTGGGGCTGGACCGGTCCACCACCGGGATGGTCGTGCGGCTGCTGGAAGGGCGCGGTCTGCTGGTCCGCCGCGGGGACCGGCAGGACCGGCGGCGCCGGATCCTCACCCTCACGCCCGAGGGGAGCGCGCTGCTGGACGAGATCGAGCCGGCGGCCCAGCGCTCCGTGGGCACGCTCCTCGCGCCGCTGACGGAGCGGGAGGCGGCCTCGCTCGGCCGCCTGCTGGACAAGCTGCTGACGCATCACGACCGGCAGGCGCGCGTGCCCCTGCTGCGCGGCGAGGGAAGGCCCGAGGGCGATCCTGTCTCCGGTCAGGCGCCGGGTCAGGACACGGCGGCGACGGTGCAGCGCAGGGCTTCCAGCCCCTCGATCTCCCCGAAGTAG
- a CDS encoding threonine aldolase family protein: MVQIPERPAPGAPPVRINLYSDTQTRPSAAMKAAMMEAEVGDEQHGDDPTVHALCDRMAALLGKEAAVYLPSGTMANVIAVNVHCRNGDEVLAHETAHILTSEAGTHAAIAGVQVNPLRGPRGMFDADTLRAAIRPRSRHSPEQTLLEIEQTANIGGGAVWPLATLTELTGIAREQGWSTHMDGARLMNACVAAGIPADRMCAGFDSVWLDFTKGLGAPLGAVLAGSHEFIDRAWRWKQRLGGSMRQAGICAAACLYALDHNVDRLAEDHANAKALAVGLRGIEGVVVEEPDTNLVFFDPTGAGMSPAALQAALRGEGIAVSGLGGRLRACTHLDVDAPMIEEALAVTRRLLRG; the protein is encoded by the coding sequence ATGGTCCAGATCCCCGAGCGCCCGGCTCCCGGCGCCCCGCCCGTCCGCATCAACCTCTACTCCGACACGCAGACCCGCCCCTCCGCCGCGATGAAGGCGGCGATGATGGAGGCGGAGGTCGGCGACGAGCAGCACGGCGACGACCCGACCGTCCACGCCCTCTGCGACCGGATGGCAGCGCTGCTGGGGAAGGAGGCAGCGGTCTACCTGCCCTCCGGCACCATGGCGAACGTCATCGCCGTGAACGTGCACTGCCGCAACGGCGACGAGGTGCTGGCGCACGAGACGGCGCATATCCTGACGAGCGAGGCGGGGACGCACGCCGCCATCGCCGGGGTGCAGGTGAACCCCTTGCGCGGCCCGCGCGGCATGTTCGATGCCGACACCCTGCGCGCCGCCATCCGCCCACGCAGCCGGCACTCGCCGGAGCAGACGCTGCTGGAGATCGAGCAGACCGCCAATATCGGCGGCGGCGCCGTCTGGCCGCTGGCTACCCTGACGGAGCTGACGGGCATCGCGCGGGAGCAGGGCTGGTCCACCCACATGGACGGGGCGCGGCTGATGAACGCCTGCGTCGCCGCCGGCATCCCGGCCGACAGGATGTGCGCGGGCTTCGACAGCGTGTGGCTGGACTTCACCAAGGGCCTCGGCGCGCCGCTGGGCGCCGTGCTGGCGGGCTCGCACGAGTTCATCGACCGCGCCTGGCGATGGAAGCAGCGGCTCGGCGGCTCCATGCGCCAGGCCGGGATCTGCGCGGCCGCCTGCCTCTACGCCCTGGACCACAACGTGGACCGGCTCGCCGAGGACCATGCCAACGCGAAGGCCCTGGCCGTCGGGCTGCGGGGGATCGAGGGCGTCGTGGTGGAGGAGCCGGACACGAACCTCGTCTTCTTCGACCCGACCGGTGCGGGGATGTCCCCGGCCGCGCTGCAGGCAGCGCTGCGCGGCGAAGGGATCGCGGTCAGCGGCCTGGGCGGGCGCCTTCGCGCCTGCACCCACCTCGACGTGGACGCCCCCATGATCGAGGAGGCGCTGGCCGTTACTCGCCGCCTGCTGCGCGGCTGA
- a CDS encoding type II toxin-antitoxin system RatA family toxin, with the protein MPTHAETKRLPYAPEQMFDLVADVRRYPEFLPWCVGAQVVSRTENELIADLTIGFKMFRETFRSRVTLERPDHVHVEYLTGPFRYLNNHWNFLPVEGGCEVKFFVDFEFKSRLLQAVIGTVFNEAVRLMVRAFERRAMVLYRRDRPGGSLAPRTSPGPG; encoded by the coding sequence ATGCCCACCCATGCCGAGACCAAGCGCCTGCCCTACGCGCCTGAGCAGATGTTCGACCTGGTGGCCGATGTGCGCCGCTACCCGGAGTTCCTGCCCTGGTGCGTCGGTGCCCAGGTGGTGTCGAGGACAGAGAACGAGCTGATCGCGGACCTGACGATCGGCTTCAAAATGTTCCGCGAGACCTTCCGCAGCCGCGTGACACTGGAGCGGCCGGATCATGTGCACGTGGAGTACCTGACCGGCCCATTCCGCTACCTGAACAACCACTGGAACTTCTTGCCGGTCGAGGGCGGCTGCGAGGTCAAGTTCTTCGTGGACTTCGAGTTCAAGTCCCGCCTGCTGCAGGCCGTGATCGGCACCGTGTTCAACGAGGCGGTGCGGCTGATGGTCCGCGCCTTCGAGCGGCGGGCGATGGTGCTCTACCGGCGGGACAGGCCGGGCGGGAGCCTGGCCCCGCGCACCAGCCCCGGCCCGGGCTGA
- a CDS encoding tripartite tricarboxylate transporter substrate binding protein: protein MSQAIARRRLAALAALPFLPRAAHAQAGGQTGGQGAQPDGPVTIIVPYTAGTGPDILARLASPWLQPRIGQPVVVDNRAGASGLIGTQAVARAAPDGRTLMMQPNTFVMNASLFQTVPYDPVKGFTPIALLTRGELALVVNPDVPARDARAFADLAKSRPGAIDYASPGNGTPQHLGMALFALKAGVELTHIPYRGSAPAIQDLLGKRVAAMVLPVHTALPLVGAGQIRMLAVAGEERSALAPDVPTLAEAGFGGAQADLWYGLLGPAGLPAPMVRALNAALNAWVAEPATAEALKAQGMIPSPATPEAFGALVERDYRRWAEVIREAKITAG, encoded by the coding sequence GTGTCCCAAGCCATCGCCCGGCGCCGGCTGGCCGCGCTCGCCGCCCTGCCGTTCCTGCCCCGCGCCGCGCACGCCCAAGCGGGCGGGCAGACAGGCGGGCAGGGAGCGCAGCCGGACGGGCCGGTCACGATCATCGTTCCCTACACGGCGGGAACCGGGCCGGACATCCTGGCGCGGCTCGCCTCGCCCTGGCTGCAGCCGCGAATCGGCCAGCCCGTGGTGGTGGACAACCGCGCCGGCGCGAGCGGCCTCATCGGCACCCAGGCCGTGGCGCGCGCCGCGCCGGACGGGCGCACGTTGATGATGCAGCCCAACACCTTCGTCATGAACGCCAGCCTGTTCCAGACCGTGCCCTACGACCCGGTGAAGGGCTTCACGCCAATCGCCCTGCTGACGCGGGGCGAGCTGGCGCTCGTGGTGAACCCGGATGTGCCGGCGCGGGACGCGCGCGCCTTCGCGGATCTGGCGAAGAGCCGGCCAGGGGCGATCGACTACGCCTCTCCCGGCAACGGCACGCCGCAGCACCTGGGCATGGCCCTCTTCGCGCTGAAGGCGGGGGTGGAGCTGACCCACATCCCCTATCGCGGCTCCGCGCCCGCCATCCAGGACCTGCTGGGCAAGCGCGTGGCCGCCATGGTGCTGCCCGTGCACACGGCGCTGCCGCTGGTGGGGGCCGGGCAGATCCGGATGCTGGCCGTGGCCGGCGAGGAGCGAAGCGCGCTCGCGCCCGACGTGCCGACCTTGGCCGAGGCCGGGTTCGGCGGGGCGCAGGCCGATCTCTGGTACGGGCTGCTGGGGCCGGCGGGGCTGCCGGCGCCGATGGTGCGCGCGCTGAACGCCGCGCTGAACGCCTGGGTGGCCGAGCCCGCCACGGCGGAGGCGCTGAAGGCCCAGGGCATGATTCCCAGCCCCGCCACGCCGGAGGCCTTCGGCGCCCTGGTGGAGCGGGACTACCGCCGCTGGGCCGAGGTGATCCGCGAGGCGAAGATCACCGCGGGCTGA
- the smpB gene encoding SsrA-binding protein SmpB, with amino-acid sequence MAEPRKKALISHGIAAQNRKARFDFKILDTYEAGMVLVGPEVKSLRAGRATLTEAWAGERDGEMWIFNLYIPEWQAGSVVAKFEPRRPRKLLLHKKQAEALAGAVTREGATLVPLDIHFNDRGVAKLTLGLAEGKTKADKRQAIADREWKRDKARVMRDKG; translated from the coding sequence ATGGCGGAACCCCGCAAGAAGGCGCTGATCAGCCACGGTATCGCGGCGCAGAACCGCAAGGCGCGCTTCGACTTCAAGATCCTCGACACCTACGAGGCCGGGATGGTGCTCGTCGGGCCGGAGGTGAAGAGCCTGCGCGCCGGCCGCGCCACGCTGACCGAGGCCTGGGCCGGCGAGCGCGACGGCGAGATGTGGATCTTCAACCTCTACATCCCGGAATGGCAGGCCGGGTCCGTGGTGGCGAAGTTCGAGCCGCGCCGGCCGCGCAAGCTGCTGCTACACAAGAAGCAGGCCGAGGCCCTGGCCGGCGCCGTGACGCGCGAGGGCGCGACCCTCGTCCCGTTGGACATCCACTTCAACGATCGTGGCGTGGCGAAGCTCACGCTCGGGCTCGCGGAAGGCAAGACGAAGGCCGACAAGCGCCAGGCCATCGCCGACCGGGAGTGGAAGCGCGACAAGGCCCGCGTGATGCGGGACAAGGGCTGA
- a CDS encoding lytic transglycosylase domain-containing protein encodes MPLTAPTPSRPASRTGARAALLLGLGFGLGFGLGFLAAPSPAAAQPWATEAQRSAGRAALGLAGGGRYAAAESAAAQADPLVRKIALWLRLQARGQGGPAELVDWMAANPDWPLPNTVTRRAEEALAADPDDARALAHFSRFPATTLDGAARHAEALTRAGDAAGAAAAVRRAWTTGLGDAAAETGFAERYAALLTPEDRWRRFDRAFLSLDTGDAARAAAWLDPSRRAIADMRLAVAAGTAQPVTAGDDLGILAASARALRRADRDAEAAAAWAAAAPLQRDLPPEAAKGIWTERQVLARKLVRLGQDRLAYAVASQHGATEGEPRSEAEFLAGWIALRRLNDPSSAARHFALVGDNSASIITRARSAYWEGRALEGRDAARSRARLGEAASLGTAFYGQLAALALGEDEPRIAARIRAIAPPQPSEEARRLFGGRELAAAAAALADLGDHRRARLFLLRMEELSPDAADRVLIARHGAALGRPDFAVWISRRAGADGVMLLPEGWPSPYPTPPGVLEPAIVNAIARQESNFDTEAVSGANARGLMQLLPATAAGVARKLGIPHQVGWLTSDPAHNMRLGSQYLSDQLARFGGNLALAAAAYNAGPGRAQEWLGTYGTPGEGGTDIIDWIELIPFAETRNYVQRVVENVMVYRALDPAAASLPYPLRPWMTGQ; translated from the coding sequence ATGCCCCTGACGGCCCCCACCCCTTCCCGCCCCGCCTCCCGCACCGGGGCGCGGGCCGCGCTGCTGCTCGGCCTTGGCTTTGGCCTTGGCTTTGGCCTTGGCTTCCTGGCCGCCCCTTCCCCGGCCGCCGCCCAGCCCTGGGCGACCGAGGCGCAGCGGAGCGCAGGCCGCGCCGCGCTCGGCCTGGCGGGTGGCGGTCGCTACGCCGCCGCCGAATCCGCCGCCGCCCAGGCGGACCCGCTGGTGCGCAAGATCGCCCTCTGGCTGCGGCTCCAGGCGCGTGGCCAGGGCGGCCCGGCGGAGCTGGTGGACTGGATGGCCGCCAACCCCGACTGGCCCCTGCCGAACACGGTGACCCGCCGGGCGGAGGAAGCGCTGGCCGCCGACCCGGACGACGCGCGCGCCCTCGCCCATTTCTCCCGCTTTCCCGCCACTACGCTGGACGGCGCGGCGCGCCATGCCGAGGCGCTGACCCGCGCCGGTGACGCGGCGGGGGCGGCCGCCGCGGTCCGGAGGGCCTGGACCACCGGCCTCGGCGACGCCGCCGCCGAGACCGGCTTCGCCGAGCGCTATGCTGCCCTGCTGACGCCCGAGGATCGCTGGCGCCGCTTCGACCGCGCCTTCCTCTCCCTCGACACCGGCGACGCCGCGCGCGCCGCGGCCTGGCTGGACCCGTCGCGCCGCGCCATCGCCGACATGCGGCTGGCGGTGGCCGCCGGCACGGCCCAGCCCGTGACGGCCGGGGACGACCTTGGCATCCTCGCGGCCAGCGCGCGCGCCCTGCGCCGGGCGGACCGCGACGCCGAGGCCGCCGCCGCCTGGGCCGCGGCCGCCCCGCTGCAGAGGGACCTGCCGCCGGAAGCGGCCAAGGGGATCTGGACGGAGCGCCAGGTCCTCGCGCGGAAGCTCGTGCGGCTGGGCCAGGACCGGCTGGCTTACGCGGTCGCCTCCCAGCACGGCGCGACGGAGGGGGAGCCGCGCTCTGAGGCGGAGTTCCTGGCCGGCTGGATCGCCCTGCGCCGCCTGAACGACCCGTCCTCGGCCGCCCGCCACTTCGCCCTGGTGGGCGACAACAGCGCCAGCATCATCACCCGCGCCCGCTCCGCCTACTGGGAGGGCCGCGCGCTGGAAGGGCGGGATGCGGCCCGGTCCCGCGCGCGCCTGGGGGAGGCCGCGAGCCTCGGCACCGCCTTCTACGGCCAGCTCGCCGCCCTCGCCCTGGGGGAGGACGAGCCGCGCATCGCCGCGCGGATCCGGGCGATCGCGCCGCCCCAGCCCAGCGAGGAGGCGCGGCGCCTTTTCGGGGGCCGGGAGCTCGCCGCCGCCGCGGCCGCCCTGGCCGATCTCGGCGACCACCGCCGCGCGCGCCTCTTCCTGCTGCGGATGGAGGAGCTGTCACCCGATGCCGCGGACCGGGTTCTGATCGCCCGGCACGGCGCGGCGCTGGGCCGGCCGGACTTCGCCGTCTGGATCTCGCGCCGCGCCGGGGCGGACGGGGTGATGCTGCTGCCGGAGGGCTGGCCCTCCCCCTACCCCACCCCGCCCGGCGTCCTGGAGCCGGCGATCGTCAACGCCATTGCCCGGCAGGAGAGCAACTTCGACACTGAGGCCGTCTCCGGCGCGAACGCGCGCGGGCTGATGCAGCTGCTGCCCGCCACCGCCGCCGGGGTGGCGCGCAAGCTCGGCATCCCCCACCAGGTCGGGTGGCTGACCTCCGACCCCGCCCACAACATGCGGCTGGGGTCGCAGTACCTCTCGGACCAGCTGGCGCGCTTCGGCGGCAACCTCGCCCTGGCGGCGGCGGCCTACAACGCCGGGCCGGGCCGGGCGCAGGAGTGGCTGGGCACCTATGGCACCCCGGGCGAGGGCGGGACGGACATCATCGACTGGATCGAGCTGATCCCCTTCGCGGAGACGCGGAACTACGTGCAGCGGGTGGTGGAGAACGTGATGGTGTACCGGGCGCTGGATCCGGCGGCAGCCTCCCTGCCCTATCCGCTCAGGCCCTGGATGACCGGCCAGTGA
- a CDS encoding alpha/beta hydrolase has protein sequence MTPVTRQVAARDGLVLNALDWPGEEGRTPLLCLTGILRTAHDYDRFAARHAGKRRVVALDYMGHGRSARAADIARYRPERAVNDVLDACAALHLPRAVLVGTSFGGIMAMILSVLRPTLLRGVVLNDIGPVIDQRGLAQVGGFAGNDPGFPGLDDAVAYLRTVMPGMPLADDEAWRHFAGLTYARGEDGRLHPRWDTRIAEAMEAGAAPPDLGPLFRGLRPVPAMLVWAEESEFLAAATVRAMVREKPDLELVTLPGAGHAPTLEEPQLVSPVDDFLDRIP, from the coding sequence GTGACCCCCGTGACGCGGCAGGTCGCCGCGCGGGACGGGCTGGTTCTCAACGCCCTGGACTGGCCGGGCGAGGAGGGTCGCACGCCCCTTCTCTGCCTGACGGGCATCCTCCGCACCGCCCACGACTACGACCGCTTTGCCGCCCGGCACGCCGGGAAGCGCCGCGTGGTGGCGCTGGACTACATGGGCCACGGCAGGAGCGCCCGCGCCGCGGACATCGCCCGCTACAGGCCGGAGCGGGCGGTGAACGACGTGCTGGACGCCTGTGCCGCGCTGCACCTGCCGCGGGCCGTGCTGGTCGGCACCTCCTTCGGCGGGATCATGGCCATGATCCTCTCCGTCCTCCGCCCCACCCTGCTGCGGGGCGTGGTGCTGAACGACATCGGGCCGGTGATCGACCAGCGGGGCCTCGCCCAGGTGGGTGGCTTTGCCGGCAACGACCCGGGCTTTCCCGGACTCGACGACGCCGTGGCCTATCTCCGCACCGTCATGCCCGGCATGCCCCTGGCCGATGACGAGGCCTGGCGGCACTTCGCGGGCCTCACCTACGCGCGCGGCGAGGACGGGCGGCTGCACCCGCGCTGGGACACCCGCATCGCGGAGGCGATGGAGGCGGGCGCCGCCCCGCCCGATCTCGGGCCCCTCTTCCGCGGCCTGCGGCCGGTGCCGGCCATGCTGGTCTGGGCGGAAGAAAGCGAGTTCCTCGCCGCCGCCACGGTGCGCGCCATGGTCCGGGAGAAGCCGGACCTGGAGCTCGTCACCCTCCCCGGCGCCGGCCATGCCCCGACGCTGGAGGAGCCGCAACTCGTCAGCCCGGTGGACGACTTCCTGGACCGCATTCCCTGA
- a CDS encoding GNAT family N-acetyltransferase — translation MTLTVRAADPADIPALASLLAEMQAYYGAPVPMEEALEAAGQLCTLPPEGFNPRTLLAIDSGSAIGSCVLNVMLPAAELRRSLYIRDLFVSARSRRRGVGRALVACAARLVREGGFCALDWTTDSQNLPARRLYDGIGGRVLGRTYYRIERNALGALLEEEVPALSRAAGGE, via the coding sequence ATGACCCTGACGGTTCGCGCCGCCGACCCCGCGGACATTCCGGCACTGGCCTCGCTCCTGGCCGAGATGCAGGCCTATTACGGGGCTCCGGTCCCGATGGAGGAGGCGTTGGAGGCCGCAGGCCAGCTCTGCACGCTGCCGCCGGAGGGGTTCAACCCGCGCACCCTTCTCGCGATCGACTCGGGCTCGGCGATCGGCTCCTGCGTGCTGAACGTGATGCTGCCCGCGGCGGAGCTGCGCCGGTCCCTTTACATCCGGGACCTCTTCGTCTCCGCGCGGTCGCGCCGCCGCGGGGTCGGGCGCGCCCTGGTGGCCTGCGCCGCCCGGCTGGTGCGGGAGGGCGGGTTCTGCGCCCTGGACTGGACCACCGACTCCCAGAACCTGCCCGCCCGGCGCCTTTACGACGGGATCGGCGGGCGGGTGCTGGGCCGCACCTACTACCGGATCGAGCGGAACGCGCTCGGCGCGCTGCTGGAGGAGGAGGTGCCCGCCCTCAGCCGCGCAGCAGGCGGCGAGTAA
- a CDS encoding nicotinamide-nucleotide amidohydrolase family protein: MLPPETIDLAAALLAALRERALTAATAESCTGGLVAAALTAVPGSSDAVQGGFVTYSNTMKTRLLGVPEAVLARHGAVSAECARAMAEGALRAVEAGLAIATTGIAGPGGGTAEKPVGLVYIAAARRGGDTAARRLLLPGDRDEVRAGTVEAALRLALAELGAA, encoded by the coding sequence ATGCTGCCGCCCGAAACCATCGACCTCGCCGCCGCCCTGCTCGCGGCGCTGCGCGAGAGGGCGCTGACCGCGGCCACGGCCGAATCCTGCACCGGCGGGCTCGTCGCCGCCGCGCTCACGGCCGTGCCCGGTTCCTCCGACGCGGTGCAGGGCGGCTTCGTTACCTACTCCAACACCATGAAGACCCGCCTCCTCGGCGTACCCGAGGCGGTGCTGGCCCGCCACGGCGCCGTCTCCGCGGAGTGCGCGAGGGCGATGGCGGAGGGGGCGCTGAGGGCGGTGGAGGCCGGGCTTGCGATCGCGACCACGGGCATCGCAGGGCCGGGCGGCGGCACCGCGGAGAAGCCAGTGGGACTCGTCTATATCGCGGCGGCGCGGCGTGGAGGGGATACGGCGGCGCGGCGCCTTCTCCTCCCCGGGGACAGGGACGAGGTGCGGGCCGGTACGGTGGAGGCCGCTCTGCGCTTGGCGCTCGCGGAGCTCGGCGCGGCATGA
- a CDS encoding FAD-dependent monooxygenase gives MAGDGDRAQVVIVGGGPVGTGLAIALAQRGVESVLVERYRTPQPIPKGQNLTQRTMEHFHFWGAEKALREARTIPRDYGIGGMTAYGTLLGEYHYDWLQRELVRPYYFTDNERLPQYATEAVLRARLAELPAARALYGWSAEAVKQDGDGVRVTVAERDGGARRVISADYVVGCDGSRSTVREAAGITQTRSDHDRLMVLLVFRSEGLNERLRRYPGKSYYNVLHPDLQGYWQFFGRVDLEGGFFFHAPVPAGTTKDSMDFAALLHRAAGARFDVEFQHIGFWDLRFAIADRYRAGRAFVAGDAAHSHPPYGGYGINTGLEDAANLAWKLAADLQGWAGPGLLDSYDAERRPVFASTAGDFIGRSIEVDRDFLAAFDPARDRAAFEAEWAARQGGAKSEVASFEPNYEGSPIIPGPAGRGPSALGSHSLAARPGHHLAPQMLADGRNVFEALGAGFTLLAADPGGMDAIREEASRRGIPLEVAAIGPAVQEAYGAEAILVRPDQFVAWAGPAAEAGDALGRATGSD, from the coding sequence ATGGCAGGGGACGGGGATCGGGCGCAGGTCGTCATCGTGGGCGGCGGCCCGGTCGGGACGGGGCTCGCCATTGCCCTCGCGCAGCGCGGCGTCGAATCGGTCCTGGTGGAGCGCTACCGAACCCCGCAGCCCATCCCCAAGGGCCAGAACCTGACCCAGCGGACGATGGAGCACTTCCACTTCTGGGGCGCGGAGAAGGCGCTGCGCGAAGCCCGCACCATCCCGCGTGACTACGGCATCGGCGGCATGACCGCCTACGGCACCCTGCTGGGCGAGTACCACTACGACTGGCTCCAGCGGGAGCTGGTCCGCCCCTACTACTTCACCGACAACGAGCGCCTGCCCCAGTACGCGACGGAAGCGGTGCTGCGCGCCCGCTTGGCGGAGCTGCCGGCCGCCCGCGCCCTCTACGGATGGTCGGCCGAGGCGGTGAAGCAGGACGGAGACGGCGTGCGCGTGACCGTGGCCGAGCGGGACGGCGGCGCGCGGCGCGTGATCTCCGCCGACTACGTGGTGGGCTGCGACGGCAGCCGCTCCACCGTGCGCGAGGCGGCCGGGATCACCCAGACCCGCTCCGACCACGACCGGCTGATGGTGCTGCTGGTGTTCCGCTCCGAGGGGCTGAACGAGAGGCTGCGGCGCTACCCCGGCAAGTCCTACTACAACGTGCTGCACCCCGACCTGCAGGGCTACTGGCAGTTCTTCGGCCGCGTGGACCTGGAGGGCGGCTTCTTCTTCCACGCCCCCGTCCCGGCCGGCACCACGAAGGACAGCATGGATTTCGCCGCCCTTCTCCACCGCGCGGCGGGCGCAAGGTTCGACGTGGAGTTCCAGCACATCGGCTTTTGGGACCTGCGCTTCGCGATTGCGGACCGCTACCGGGCCGGCCGGGCCTTCGTGGCGGGCGATGCCGCGCACAGCCACCCGCCCTATGGCGGCTACGGCATCAACACGGGGCTGGAGGACGCGGCCAACCTCGCCTGGAAGCTGGCGGCCGATCTGCAGGGCTGGGCCGGGCCGGGGCTGCTGGACAGCTACGACGCGGAGCGCCGCCCCGTCTTCGCCTCGACCGCCGGGGACTTCATCGGCAGGTCGATCGAGGTGGATCGCGACTTCCTCGCCGCCTTCGATCCCGCGCGCGACAGGGCGGCGTTTGAGGCGGAGTGGGCGGCGCGTCAGGGCGGCGCGAAGTCGGAGGTCGCCTCCTTCGAGCCGAACTATGAGGGATCGCCGATCATCCCCGGCCCGGCCGGCCGCGGGCCGAGCGCGCTCGGCTCCCACAGCCTCGCCGCGCGCCCCGGCCATCACCTCGCGCCGCAGATGCTGGCGGATGGGCGCAACGTGTTCGAGGCGCTGGGGGCAGGCTTCACCCTCCTCGCGGCCGATCCCGGCGGGATGGACGCGATCCGCGAGGAGGCGTCGCGCCGGGGTATCCCGCTGGAAGTCGCCGCGATCGGGCCGGCGGTGCAGGAGGCCTATGGCGCAGAGGCCATCCTCGTCCGCCCCGACCAGTTCGTTGCCTGGGCCGGACCTGCGGCGGAGGCGGGCGACGCGCTGGGGCGGGCCACCGGCTCCGACTGA